CCAACCCGCATTCGGCGCTCCGCTTGCACACGTTTCCTACTTAGCGGAAGGTGGAAGCGATCCACGTCCCGAAATCCTGCAACGATTAAAATCCGAATTGGGAACAACCGGTTCGATTGTCGCCTACAATGCAAAATTTGAAATGAATGTATTACATGAAACAGCGAAGCAATTTTCCGAGTACCGAGATTGGGTGGAAACGTTGAAACCACGATTCGTCGATTTGTTAAAACCCTTCCAATCCTACCATTACTACCATCCCCAACAACGGGGCAGCGCTTCGCTCAAGGCAGTACTGCCAGCAATGACCGGACGCAGTTATCAAGAGTTGCCGATTGGCAATGGCGAACTCGCAAGCATCGAGTATTATCGCACCCACTTTTCTCCGGTTTCCCCCGAAGAACGGTTGCGAATCCGCAAAGAGCTGGTGGAGTATTGTGGTCTCGATACGGAAGCGATGGTTTTGCTGGTCGATGCAATCGAAAACTTATGCGAAACGAAGGATTGCAAGGCGCACTGACCGTACGCCCCTGAAGTCCAATTACTGCGATTTGCTTCGCTCTCCTTGTAGGTAGTTGACGATTAACTTTTGTTCGTCAGGTGTGAGTTTGATTTTGCTGCCATAGTGTTCGACTAACTTAGGCCACTGTTCAACCGGCCGTGAAGCCGGATTCGGCAAGGTGTGACAGTTTTGGCAACTTGACCGAAACAACCGCTCGCCAGGGGTCTTTGGATGACTCGATACGCCAAATTGCGATTTTGTACAACCGATGGAAACCACTGCACTCAAGACACAAATCAACCAGATAACCCATTTCATAGACCGACTCCAAGCAGCATCCGTACCTTTAACGGATCGTCTTCCTCAGTGACTCCCCATGCGGCGCCCATCGTTAACCACCATTCGCCCGATGAAAAGGAAAACGTAGGCCCGAAATAACTCTCGGTAACGGTTTCGTCTTCCTCAAATTCTAATCGGGAGGTCGATTCAATCCCCGCGGTAATCGCCGGAGAAAACTCCCAACCGAGCGCGGCATCCAAACCGGTTTCGTGGACGGCATCCGGACCGGCTTTCAATTCATACACGGGATTCAAAGCATAAAGCAACTTTGCCGATTGTTTTGCAAGCAGTAGTTTAAACTCGTATTTGTTCGGACTTTTCAAACTCGTAGGACGCTGGTATTCAAAGTAAAGTACCGGGTCGAATGGAATAGCACCCGGTTCCGAAAGCCGCCAACGCAGACGATATTGATTCGCCAACCATTTGAGGGATTGTCCCTGCGACTGCGAGAATATCGTATACACTGCAAAATCAAGCCGGTTTGAAATACCATGCTCGATTTCCCCTCGCAATTCCCAATCGCTTTGGGCGTCGCTCTTAAGTTTGACGGTTTGGTAGAATTCCAATTCGGTCATCCCGCGGGGAACCAATCGTGTTTGATAAGTCCAAACAAAGTTACGACGATCAGCAAAAACTGTCGTTGCAAGTAAGCCGATGAAAACCGATAAAGTTATTTTCCGAAACATGAATACTCCTGATGATAGGATGTGTGGAGAACGAAACTGCAGATTCGATGAGGCGTAATGCATAGCACGAATTGCATATCAGTATGATACTGCGACGCAATATCATTAACAAATTTAAATGAACTCTAACAATTCCAATATTTTGTATTACGGTTTTGTTTTACATTTCTATGCGATGTTTTGTTTTTTAGATAATACAAAAATCGCCAAAGAGATAACGCTTCGGCAGATTTGATGGGGAGATGGATGGTAAAGGTCGATCCCCGACCGATTTTGCTATTCACCGTTACGAAACCATTTTGAGCATGAGTTATTTGTTTTACGACTGCTGATCCGAGACCAGTGCCGCCAAGATTCCGGCTTCGAGCGGAATCGCGAATCCGCAAAGAGCTGGTGGAGTATTGTGGTCTCGATACGGAAGCGATGGTTTTGCTGGTAAGTGCGATTCAGGAGCTGTGTAAGTACCCGGCTTAGTAACTCAGTAAGTAACCGACTGGTAATATTTCATCCAATGCAAGAGATTTCAAGCAGTTTTCGATTTTTTGCATAATGTGAATTATTACGCTAACTTATGCGTAGTCACCGAAGTTCACAATTCTCAAATTCCCGGAAAAACTTCTCACCAACGGAAATCGACACGCCGCAGTAGGATTCAGGTATGACGACCACGAAACAACGCATCCTTGCACTGGAAGAACATCGCTCAAGAATTCAGGAGATGGGGGGCAAGACCCGCATCGCAAAGCAGCATAGTGCCGCCAAGTTAACAGCTCGCGAGCGGGTTGCATTGCTGTTTGACGAGGGCACTTTTCAGGAGTTTGGACTATTTGCGACCGCAGCCTCCGATCCCAATGGGGAAGCGTATCCGAGCGATGGCGTCGTCACCGGTTGCGGTGCAATCGATGGACGATTGGTTTTTGTCGCGGCTCAGGATTTTACAGTCGGCGGCGGTGCGGTCGGAAAAATGCATGCCGAGAAAATCACTACCGCCATGCAGGAAGCAATGAAATGCGGCGCTCCATTTATTCAAATCAACGATTCCGGTGGCGCTCGTATTCAAGAAGGAGTGGACTCGCTGCATGGGTACGGTGAAATTTTCTATCACAATACGCTGCTTTCTGGCGTCGTTCCACAGATTTCCATTGTCGCTGGTCCGTGTGCAGGTGGAGCCGCTTATTCTCCGGCGTTAACCGATTTTATAATCATGGTGAGAAATACTGCAAAGATGTTTATTACCGGTCCCGATGTTGTTAAAGCGGTTACTGGTCAATGCATTTCCTCAGAAGAGTTAGGCGGCGCTGAAGTCGCATCGAGCATTTCCGGTATCGCACACTTTGTCGCTGAAGATGATCAGGATGCCATCGCGATTTCTCACAAGTTGTTAGGTTTCCTTCCACAAAACAATACAGTAGATCCACTTCGGTTATCAGCGCCGGGGATGTTGGAGTTCGTCGCCGATCCTGCACTGGATGCATTAATTCCAGATGATCCCCGCGAACCTTACGATGTCCGCGAAGCGATTCTCCGGATCGTCGATCAAGCCGACTTTCTCGAAGTACAAGCGACATTTGCTCCCAACATTATCGTCGGATTCGCCCGGTTAGGCGGCCGTTCGATTGGTGTAATTGCCAATCAGCCGATGATAAAGGCTGGCGCACTGGACATCGATGCTTCGGACAAAGCCTCACGTTTCATTCGTTTCTGCAATTCGATGAATATCCCGTTAGTTACGCTTGTCGACGTTCCCGGCTTCTTGCCCGGCATTGAACAAGAACACGGCGGCATCATTCGTCATGGCGCGAAAATGTTGTTCGCCTATTCAGCGGCGACGGTTCCAAAAATCACACTGATTCTTCGCAAAGCTTACGGTGGCGCTTTCCTTGCGATGTGCGGTAAAGCGATGGGCGCTGATCGGGTGTTTGCTTGGCCGACCGCAGAAATTGCCGTCATGGGCGCTGATGGTGCAGTGAACATTCTGTATAAAAAAGAGTTGGATCAAGCGAGCGATCCGAAAGCATTGCGTAAGGAAAAGGTCGAGGAATACCGATTGCAACACGCCTCGCCGTTTGTCGCCGCCGGGCATGGACAAGTCGATAACATCATCCTTCCGCGCGACACCCGCGAGTATCTCCTTTTTGCATTAGAAACTTTCTCGACGAAGCGCGAATTACGTCCGGCGAAAAAACATGGATGTATTCCATTATGAGGCAGCCATGTCTGACAATATGAGTCTTGGCGTTTTGTCAATGTTTGTTGGTATGAGCACAGTGATGTTTGTGCTCGGCATGTTGGCGTTACTCACTAAGGCGTATGGCATCATTGACCGTTATTTCGAGAAACCTGACGTCCCGGAAGAGAAACCATCGCTGGAGGGGGAAATCGATCCGCTAATCATTGCAGCGATGATGGGTGCGATTTCGACTTTCAGTACTAAAAAGTTTCGCATTACCCGTATCCAGTATCTTGATACCTCGGCGCAAAGCACTGCATGGCAAGACATTTCTCGAACACAACAACTAATGGGAAGAACTCCCATAAAACGAGGTGGTAACCGATGAAAAAGTACCAGATTCACGTAAATGGCGTTCCCTATGAAGTGGACGTCGAACTGATCGAAGACGACGAAGAAGAACAGCATGCGCCCGGCGCATACATCCCGACGATGTTGCCGCGTAGCGACGCGCCGCGTACAACACCAATGCCGAGAGTCGTCACTCCCACCGTTCGACCAGTCACGAAAGGCAGCACAGCTGACTCTTCACAAGTCACATCGCCACTCACCGGTACAGTTGCGAAAGTTGCTGTGAAAGAGGGTCAAAACGTGAAGTGGCATGAAGTCTTGCTGGAAATCGATGCGATGAAGATGATTACCAAAATCTACGCGCAAGACGATGGTAAGGTGTTGAAGGTACATGTAAAAGAGGGCGATGCCGTTCAGATGGGACAGCAGCTGCTAACCATGGCAGAGGAGTAAACCGTGGATTTCTTTACTGAAGTCCAGCGATTCCTTTCCCTCGGCGGTTTTGCCCAGCTCGAGTTGGGAAACATTATCATGATCGGCATTGCTGGATTGCTGTTCTATTTGGCAATCAAGCATGACTTTGAACCGCTGCTCCTGTTACCGATTGGGTTTGGAGCATTGCTGGCAAACATCCCCGCAACCGGGATGATGCTTGCGCCACACGATGGCGAAATCGGCGGATTTTTTTACTACATCTCGAAAGGGGTCGAGTGGGAAATCTTTCCACCGATAATCTTTCTCGGCATTGGCGCGATGACCGATTTCGGTCCGTTAATTGCTAACCCCTCTACCTTGCTACTCGGTGCAGCAGCGCAGCTTGGCGTGTTCATCGCCATGCTCGGCGCCATCGCCTTGGGATTCACTCCACAGGAATCCGCGGCAATTGGTATCATCGGTGGCGCTGATGGTCCTACCTCGATCTTTCTTACAACGAAGTTAGCGCCGCACCTTCTTGGTCCAATTGCAGTGGCGGCATATTCCTACATGGCATTAGTACCGCTAATTCAACCGCCAATTATGCGATTGCTAACCACGAAAAAGGAACGCTTGATTATCATGGAGAATCTCCGCACCGTTTCCAAACGTGAGCGGATTGTATTCCCCATTTTGGTGATGATACCAAGCCTATTGTTGGTGCCGGTAGTAGCGCCGTTGTTGGGTATGTTGATGCTTGGCAATCTGTTTCGCGAGAGCGGTGTTGTGCAACGGTTAACGAAGACCGCGCAAAACGAATTGATCAATCTGGTGACGATTTTTCTGGGAACGTCGGTTGGGATGACCATGAGTGCGGAAGTGTTTCTTCGCTGGTCATCGATTAAAATCATCATCTTAGGATGTATCGCGTTTGCGTTTTCAACGGCTGGTGGCGTATTGCTCGGAAAATTCTTTTGCTGGGTAACCAAAGGGAAGGTGAATCCGCTCATCGGCTCCGCCGGTGTGTCCGCAGTACCAATGGCGGCGCGGGTTTCGCAAAAAGTGGGACAAGAGGAAAATAACAACAACTTCCTCTTGATGCACGCGATGGGTCCGAATGTCGCCGGCGTCATCGGAACGGCAATCGCTGCCGGCGTATTGCTATCGATTATGAAGTAACGGCGTTCTGTTCCAAAGAATAAATCGCATCTTCCGTTCGTGGGGAGATGCGATTTTCGTTTCGTACAACGTGTTCATTATGCGTCGAACTACAATAATTGAACTCCATTCACCCACACCATTTCGACATCGTCGGCGCGGCAGGAGTAGATTAATCGAGAAATCGGATCGGCGCCGCCTTGTGCGTGCGGTCGATTCGGATTCACGACGATTACATCAGCAAGCTTTCCAGTCTCTAACGAACCAATCGATTCCGACAATCCCAGCGCACGTGCGCCGCGAATCGTTAACGAATCGAGCGCGACTTGTGCGGTAACCTTTCCCGCTCCCACCCGGATGTTTTGCAAGAGCGGCATGAGTCGCGCTTCGTGCAAGCCGTCGAGGTTATTATTACAAGCAGCGCCATCGGCACCGAGACCGACATTTACTCCAGCTGTAAGCAATTCGTGAATCGGCGCTAACCCACTCGCCAATTTCAGATTTGCCGAGGGGCAATGCAATACGTGAGAGCCGCGATTTTTTAGCAGTGCGATATCATCGGTCGAGAGATGGATACAGTGGGCTATACAAGAATGCTCGTGCAGCAGTCCCACGGAATCGAGATAAGGGAGATTTTCCATTCCAGTCAGTTGCTTCACCAGTTCCAATTCCCCACGATTCTCACTCGCATGCGTATGCACCAGCGCATTCCGCTCATTTGCCCGAGCGGCGACGCCGCGCAATAATGCTTCCGAACAGGTCGGCACAAATCGCGGCGCATAACATACACCGATTCGCCCATTTGCCGCGCCATGCCATTGTGTGAACAACCGATCCGCATCGGATAGCGCAAGCGCAGTATCTTCTCGCAAAGCGGCTGGTTGTCCGGCGTCGCGATCCATCAACGCTTTCCCCAATATCGCGCGAATACCGCCGTCGATTACCGCTTCGATGGCGGCATCGGTATGCTGTACCGTCTCCATGGTCAAGACAGTAGTGGTACCGCCGCGATACAATTCCTCAATGGCAAGTCGCGCTGTCTGGTACAAGCTGTCGTAAGTATGCGCCGCTTCTCCCGGCCAAACGATTTCCCGCAGCCACGGCAATAACTCACGGTCGTCGCCACAGTTTCGTAAGTTGGTCTGGCAAAGGTGTACATGACTTTGGATGAAACCGGGGAGAATGTATTTACCGGTACAATCGACGTTGCTAACGTCTTCCCAATCGACCGCATTGGCAGCAGGGTTGGCGTCATCAGACCGAACAATCTTCGTGATGCGATTGCCTTCGATCCAAACATCGCCGATGAATATCTCACGATGCTGGTTTTGGGTTAGGATCGTTCCGTTGCGGAGAATTGTTGCCAATTTCTAATCTCTACTTATACTTTTCGGAGGACAGCCACTCTTGTCTGTCCGAAATGGGCGACCTTGCGGTTCTGCCACTACTTGCCTAAGATTCGTTTCCACCACGGCTGCTTGCCTTCGGCAATTTGCTTCGCCTTGGCTTCCGCTTTCGCTTGTTTTTCCTGCAAAAGAAACTCGTCCTCGCGTTGCTCTAGTAAATCAACAAAGCGATACAAAGTCTCGCGGCGTTCGAGCATCTCACGCAATCGGTCGTATTCCGGCAAAGTAAAGAATGCAGTAACAAACGGCTGCAAAAAGATCATCGCTTGTGCGCCGACAAAATTCATTGGCTTCACCGACTCGAAAAACATGACTGCTGGAACCGTCATCCGCCGCTTAACAATTTTGTCTGCCAGTTTCGTCAATAAAGCAAGTTCCTCCGGTGTAAATTCCGGCGGAGCTTTCGCAGTTGTTTTCAATTGACTGAACAGATTCATGTTGTAAGATACTTCTCACATTCGGTTTTCACGAGTGTTTTCAATTCGGGATCGTTGGGCGGCAACCGTAGGAAAAGTCCGCGGAAACTCTCGAGCCTTGAATCGCTACGGAATGGCGTTAGCACCAATCCGCGCGGATCATTCTTGACAATCTTGAAGCGTTCCCAACGATGAGTTACCCGATAGAACGGCGTTTTCACAACAATCCCTTCGGATGTCACCTCGAACCAAGTCGGCGTCCAAAACATCCGCAGCGAGCCAAGCAAGAACAGCGTTGCTAAGGCAGTGAGCCAACGCTCCCCGAATGCGATATCGACGACAGCGATTGTAACCAACACCAGTATCACGAACAGTGCCGTTCGTTTGGGATCTTCCAATAATGGATAGATCCGCCACTTTACCGTTTCATTGCTTTCCATTTGGGTAAGTTATCGTGGGAATTGTCCAGAAGAAAGGGGATTTCCTTGCCTTTCCGTTAAGAGATACGTATTATTGTTGTAACACTCAGGGGTGGCGCTCATGCGCCTGAGATTATACCCTCGGAACCTGATCCGGCTCATACCGGCGTAGGGAGAAGTCGAGCGAAGCAACTTCGAACGCTATCCTACGCCCCTTGTCATGCAAGGGGCTTTTTGTTTCCGGGGACCTCGAGTATAAAACTCAACCGGAGGTCCTATGTCGATTCGTACTATTTTTTTCTACGCAACCACTTTCTTTTTGCTTCTATTCTCATACCCGCTCAGCGGTACCCACAATGCTTTAGCGGAAAGCGCCGAGGCATACGCGCTCGCTAATGCCGATACTTTGGCAAGAACCGAAGACGCGGTACAGATGCCTACCATAACGGTCGAGGCAGGTCGCGTCGATAAAAAATCCGCGGTTACCTTCACCAACCTCGATGCCGACGAGATTGCCAAACGAAATGCCGCAACCGATTTACCGTTGGTATTGAACAATGTTCCTGGCGTGTATAGTTACTCGGAAGCGGGGAACTCTCTTGGGTACAGCTATCTTCGCATTCGCGGTTTCGATCAATCGAAAGTTTCCGTGATGATAAACGGGATGCCGCTTAACGACCCGGAATCGCATTTGGTGTATTGGGTCGATCTCCCCGATATCGCAGCCGGTGCCGAAGATATCCAAGTGCAGCGCGGTTCCGGCGGCAGTCACCTCGGAATGTCCCCCTTCGGCGGCGCAGTGAATTTAGTCACGCTACGTAATGCTCAACCCGGTCTCCGCGGTGAATTTGGCTTTGGTTCATGGCAAACCCGAAAGACCGGATTGCAATATTCCAGTGGATTACTGGCAAACCAATGGTCGTTCACCGGACGTTTCTCGAACTTGTCGAGTGAAGGCTACCGCGACGATAGTTGGTCGCAATTGTGGAGCGCGCAAATGAGCGCCGCCCGTATCCGTAAGAATGGTTCCGACCGCTTGAACATTCTCTTGGGACAAGAGCGGCTTGGGCTTGCATATTATGGCGTTCCGATGGATAGCATTCGTGCCAATCCAAAGTTTAATCCGCTGAGCGCACCCGTCGACCAAGTCGATCAATTTTCGCAACCCCATTTTCAATGGCTGTCGCAAGAGAATTTAGCACCGAATCTCAAGTATTCGCATACGCTCTACCTTTCGCAAGGCAAGGGGAGCTACATCCAGTGGAAACCGGATCGGGAACTTGCCGATTACGGGATTGGACCGGTGACAGTAAAATCGAGTACCGGCTCCGATTCGTTGGTCACAAATGGCGACATCGTCCGGGAGAAATGGGTTGCGATGTTGCAGACCGGTTGGCTCCCGCGCATGGAGTACAATGCGGCGTGGGGCGATTTGTTTGGCGAGTTGGAATTGCGGAAGAATAATGCGAACCATTGGGGTGTAGTGAATTGGTCGTCGATTTCCGCTCCCGGCGTTCCGCCACAACCGGAGTATTATCGCTGGGTTGGCGTCAAAGAGTATTTCGGAATCGCAGTAAATGCGCAATGGCACGCAACGCCCAAGCTGTTGGTTTCGCCGGGACTTTCGGTGCGACGCATTTCGTATGACATCGATCAGAAATTGGGTTTGAACTCGCAATTGTATCCGGGATACAACACCTCGGCGAATTGGACTTTCCTGTTGCCGCGACTGGGAGTGGTATACGACTTCGGGAACTTTGGATTAGGAAGATTGAGTATTGCCCGCAGCGCTCGCGAACCAGCGCAATCACAACTGTTTGAAGCAGGCGATGGCGGAACACCGCAGTTCCGTTCCCAAAATGGGAACACATGGGAAGATCCCTTGGCGGAACCGGAGGAATTGACTTCTATCGAATTGGGATTTCGTCATGAAAAGAAAGAGCAGTATCGATTCGATGTATCGGTGTACTACAATCTCTTCCAGAATGAGATTATCCCGGTGGGTGGATTAAACGATTTGGGTGAGCCGCGGTTAGGGAACGCGAAATCGTCCTATCAGTTAGGATTTGAGCTCGATGGCGCAATGAAATTACCGATGGGATTGCTAGCCAAAGGGAATTTTTCGTATGCCCAAGCGAAGTTCAGCGACTATATGGTCTACGATCAGCAACTCGATGCGAATTGGTCGCAGACTGGTACAAAAGCAACGAAACTCAATGGGAACGCCGTTCCGAACATTCCATCGATCTTGACTTCGGGAACGCTCGAATATCGTAACGATGGGTTCGAGTTGTGGTCGACCGTTCGTTACGTCGGTAAAATCGTGTTAAACAATCGAGGCGATTCCGATTATTCATTGCCGCCGTTTAGTGTAACCAGCGTCGGTTGGCGTTACAAATTACCCGATGTACTTGCCATCGGATTACAACTCGACGCCCGGGTGGAAAATCTCTTCGACCGCAGCTACGCCTCATCGGGATATTTTTACGAATACGCGAGTCCCGATGGTATCGTAACGGTCAATGAATTCTATCCCGGCGCACCGCGGAATTATTGGTTCGGATTCAATATCCGCATGTAGCATGTAGCAACCGAGAACGAAGATGCCTCACCAATTGGTGAGGCATGTTTCGTTGTAGAAAAAAGATTAACGATTCCCGCGCTCGACCATCATATCGAGGTCTTCACGTAGCCCTTGCAGGTCTTCCTCATGCTCAACTTCCTGCTCAAGTATGGTCAGCGCCAAATTGTACGTAATCATGTCCTTATCCTTCGTCGCGTCCATTAACGCTTTGTAGGTGGAGATGGCGCATTGTTCGCCGGCGATGTTTTGGTCGAGTAGAACCGCGACATACGGATCGGCGGGGGAATCGTACTTACACGGACTGAGCTGCTCCCAGCTAACCGGTGTTAATGCCGGAGTGCCGCCCAATTGAATGATGCGGGCAGCTAATAGTTGCGCATGAGCCAGTTCCTCAGTTGCGTGGAGGTTCAACTCGGCAGCCACCGCATCTTTCATCGGACCCTTTATGAGTTTTGCGCCGAGCCAGTATTGATAGTATGCCAACCATTCGCTGGCATACGCCCGATTCAGTAAATCGAGAAGATGATCGACATCCATCCCGATGATTTCACGGCCACGTGTTCCCATTTTTTCTCCTTCACAGTAGTGTACTCACAGTGTTATTTCAGTTCAGATAGCGGGATACCAAGCGCTTCTGCAACCCCTTCGCCATATACTCGGTCTGCTTTGAGGCAGTTACCGATATGGCGGAGTTTAATTTCCTTCGGCGCATCGCCCATTGCCCGAGCTGTGTTGTCAAACAACGTTTGTTGTTGGTCTGCGGACATCAGCCGGAACAGTTTGCCAGGCTGCGAAAAATAGTTGTCGTCTTCTCGGTGGTTCCAATGATCGGCAGCGCTTTCGAGAGCGAGTTTTGGATCGGTGTACTCAGGTTGTTCCTGCCACTCACCGTAGCTGTTCGGTTCGTAGCCAAGGGTGCTACCATAATTCCCATCGACTCGCATTGCGCCGTCGCGATGATAACTGTGAACAGGGCACTTCGGAGCATTCACGGGAATCTGATGATGATTGACGCCTAATCGATACCGCTGCGCATCGCCATACGAGAAAAGTCTCCCTTGCAGCATTTTATCGGGAGAGAAACTTATGCCCGGCACTACATTCGCCGGATTGAACGCCGACTGTTCGACTTCGGCATACTAGTTTTCCGGATTGCGATTCAATTCCATTACGCCGACCTCGATCAGCGGATAGTCTTTTTGGAACCAGACTTTCGTTAAGTCGAATGGATTGAAACCGCAGCTCGCCGCTTGCTCTTCGGTCATCACTTGCAGAAACATCGTCCACTTCGGGAAGTCGCCGCGCTCGATGGCGTCGAACAAATCGCGTTGATGACTTTCCCGGCATTTACCAACGATTGCCTCTGCTTCGGCATCGGTCAGATTCTTGATACCCTGTTGTGTATGCAAATGGAATTTCACCCACACCCGTTCGTTCTTCGCATTAATCATGCTGAAGGTGTGACTGCCAAACCCGTGCATGTGGCGATAGCTTGCCGGAATGCCGCGGTCGCTCATCGTGATTGTCACTTGATGCAACGCTTCCGGAAGCGACGTCCAGAAGTCCCAATTATTTTTCGCACTGCGAAGATTGGTGCGCGGGTCGCGTTTAACGGCATGATTCAAATCGGGAAACTTGAGCGGGTCGCGAAGGAAAAATACCGGTGTATTGTTTCCCACCAGATCCCAGTTCCCTTCTTCGGTATAAAATTTCATGGCGAACCCGCGAATATCGCGCTCGGCGTCGGCTGCACCGCGTTCCCCGGCAACGGTCGAGAACCGGACAAACAGCTCGGTCTGTTTACCAATCTGGGAAAATAGCTTTGCGCGGGTGTACTTCGTTATGTCATGCGTCACCGTAAAGACTCCGTACGCGCCAGAACCTTTGGCGTGCATCCGACGTTCCGGAATTACTTCGCGGTCGAAATGCGCCAGTTTTTCGAGAAACCAGACATCCTGCAACAGCATTGGCCCGCGCGGTCCCGCAGTAAGTACGTTTTGATTATCGACAACCGGCGCGCCCGCTTCGGTGGTTAATTTCTTCGTTTCCATTCCTACTTCTCCTTGTTTTTATTAACCGAATGTTGTCGTTTGTGGCTGCATTTCTCGCACAAGCCACGCAGT
The sequence above is drawn from the bacterium genome and encodes:
- a CDS encoding cell wall metabolism sensor histidine kinase WalK, with the translated sequence MRIRDSARSRNLGGTGLGSAVVKQITHAQNGFVTVNSKIGRGSTFTIHLPIKSAEALSLWRFLYYLKNKTSHRNVKQNRNTKYWNC
- a CDS encoding acyl-CoA carboxylase subunit beta → MTTTKQRILALEEHRSRIQEMGGKTRIAKQHSAAKLTARERVALLFDEGTFQEFGLFATAASDPNGEAYPSDGVVTGCGAIDGRLVFVAAQDFTVGGGAVGKMHAEKITTAMQEAMKCGAPFIQINDSGGARIQEGVDSLHGYGEIFYHNTLLSGVVPQISIVAGPCAGGAAYSPALTDFIIMVRNTAKMFITGPDVVKAVTGQCISSEELGGAEVASSISGIAHFVAEDDQDAIAISHKLLGFLPQNNTVDPLRLSAPGMLEFVADPALDALIPDDPREPYDVREAILRIVDQADFLEVQATFAPNIIVGFARLGGRSIGVIANQPMIKAGALDIDASDKASRFIRFCNSMNIPLVTLVDVPGFLPGIEQEHGGIIRHGAKMLFAYSAATVPKITLILRKAYGGAFLAMCGKAMGADRVFAWPTAEIAVMGADGAVNILYKKELDQASDPKALRKEKVEEYRLQHASPFVAAGHGQVDNIILPRDTREYLLFALETFSTKRELRPAKKHGCIPL
- a CDS encoding OadG family protein — its product is MSDNMSLGVLSMFVGMSTVMFVLGMLALLTKAYGIIDRYFEKPDVPEEKPSLEGEIDPLIIAAMMGAISTFSTKKFRITRIQYLDTSAQSTAWQDISRTQQLMGRTPIKRGGNR
- a CDS encoding biotin/lipoyl-binding protein, whose protein sequence is MKKYQIHVNGVPYEVDVELIEDDEEEQHAPGAYIPTMLPRSDAPRTTPMPRVVTPTVRPVTKGSTADSSQVTSPLTGTVAKVAVKEGQNVKWHEVLLEIDAMKMITKIYAQDDGKVLKVHVKEGDAVQMGQQLLTMAEE
- a CDS encoding sodium ion-translocating decarboxylase subunit beta; this translates as MDFFTEVQRFLSLGGFAQLELGNIIMIGIAGLLFYLAIKHDFEPLLLLPIGFGALLANIPATGMMLAPHDGEIGGFFYYISKGVEWEIFPPIIFLGIGAMTDFGPLIANPSTLLLGAAAQLGVFIAMLGAIALGFTPQESAAIGIIGGADGPTSIFLTTKLAPHLLGPIAVAAYSYMALVPLIQPPIMRLLTTKKERLIIMENLRTVSKRERIVFPILVMIPSLLLVPVVAPLLGMLMLGNLFRESGVVQRLTKTAQNELINLVTIFLGTSVGMTMSAEVFLRWSSIKIIILGCIAFAFSTAGGVLLGKFFCWVTKGKVNPLIGSAGVSAVPMAARVSQKVGQEENNNNFLLMHAMGPNVAGVIGTAIAAGVLLSIMK
- a CDS encoding amidohydrolase family protein, whose product is MATILRNGTILTQNQHREIFIGDVWIEGNRITKIVRSDDANPAANAVDWEDVSNVDCTGKYILPGFIQSHVHLCQTNLRNCGDDRELLPWLREIVWPGEAAHTYDSLYQTARLAIEELYRGGTTTVLTMETVQHTDAAIEAVIDGGIRAILGKALMDRDAGQPAALREDTALALSDADRLFTQWHGAANGRIGVCYAPRFVPTCSEALLRGVAARANERNALVHTHASENRGELELVKQLTGMENLPYLDSVGLLHEHSCIAHCIHLSTDDIALLKNRGSHVLHCPSANLKLASGLAPIHELLTAGVNVGLGADGAACNNNLDGLHEARLMPLLQNIRVGAGKVTAQVALDSLTIRGARALGLSESIGSLETGKLADVIVVNPNRPHAQGGADPISRLIYSCRADDVEMVWVNGVQLL
- a CDS encoding TonB-dependent receptor, which produces MSIRTIFFYATTFFLLLFSYPLSGTHNALAESAEAYALANADTLARTEDAVQMPTITVEAGRVDKKSAVTFTNLDADEIAKRNAATDLPLVLNNVPGVYSYSEAGNSLGYSYLRIRGFDQSKVSVMINGMPLNDPESHLVYWVDLPDIAAGAEDIQVQRGSGGSHLGMSPFGGAVNLVTLRNAQPGLRGEFGFGSWQTRKTGLQYSSGLLANQWSFTGRFSNLSSEGYRDDSWSQLWSAQMSAARIRKNGSDRLNILLGQERLGLAYYGVPMDSIRANPKFNPLSAPVDQVDQFSQPHFQWLSQENLAPNLKYSHTLYLSQGKGSYIQWKPDRELADYGIGPVTVKSSTGSDSLVTNGDIVREKWVAMLQTGWLPRMEYNAAWGDLFGELELRKNNANHWGVVNWSSISAPGVPPQPEYYRWVGVKEYFGIAVNAQWHATPKLLVSPGLSVRRISYDIDQKLGLNSQLYPGYNTSANWTFLLPRLGVVYDFGNFGLGRLSIARSAREPAQSQLFEAGDGGTPQFRSQNGNTWEDPLAEPEELTSIELGFRHEKKEQYRFDVSVYYNLFQNEIIPVGGLNDLGEPRLGNAKSSYQLGFELDGAMKLPMGLLAKGNFSYAQAKFSDYMVYDQQLDANWSQTGTKATKLNGNAVPNIPSILTSGTLEYRNDGFELWSTVRYVGKIVLNNRGDSDYSLPPFSVTSVGWRYKLPDVLAIGLQLDARVENLFDRSYASSGYFYEYASPDGIVTVNEFYPGAPRNYWFGFNIRM
- a CDS encoding ferritin-like domain-containing protein encodes the protein MGTRGREIIGMDVDHLLDLLNRAYASEWLAYYQYWLGAKLIKGPMKDAVAAELNLHATEELAHAQLLAARIIQLGGTPALTPVSWEQLSPCKYDSPADPYVAVLLDQNIAGEQCAISTYKALMDATKDKDMITYNLALTILEQEVEHEEDLQGLREDLDMMVERGNR